Proteins co-encoded in one Proteus terrae subsp. cibarius genomic window:
- a CDS encoding TraB/VirB10 family protein, translating into MKRFWTQLDPNKKRWVSIAGGVFVLFAVVTMFSGEPKKEEKRGRQETIKHVLTDKNTREIGIDSLSADVKMVSRENSDLKKELERVKKELEETKTTAGKSSDVGREMTRLRQDLDRLTQKNMELAKKVETGAAGGKTSSSSEDARADVNGASGGDGQFMEKKLDYKDPASFFRDAPLPDSKGGAPATGKGDGRDATKPGIQIVSYSQKAPEVEEKDNKDDESIYLPSGSILTGVLINGMDAPTSQGARRDPFPSTLRIQKEAILPNRFRADVRECFLIVSGYGDLSSERAYLRGETFSCVRDDGGVIEAKLDSYAVGEDGKAGVRGRVVSKQGQIIAKSLMAGFLGGVSEAFDVNPVPVVSTNPGSNTQYQSVFSDQMLQGAAVKGASKALDRIAQFYIDMAEGIFPVIEVDAGRQVDIIVTKGTKLQIRSTGGTKK; encoded by the coding sequence ATTAAGCGATTTTGGACACAGTTAGACCCCAACAAGAAGCGTTGGGTGTCTATCGCTGGCGGCGTCTTCGTTCTTTTTGCGGTCGTGACAATGTTCTCTGGTGAACCCAAGAAAGAAGAGAAGCGCGGTCGCCAAGAAACCATCAAGCACGTTCTCACAGACAAAAACACCCGTGAGATCGGGATAGATTCGTTGTCTGCCGATGTGAAGATGGTGTCTCGTGAAAACTCCGACCTGAAAAAGGAGCTGGAACGAGTCAAGAAAGAGCTGGAGGAAACCAAAACCACTGCCGGGAAATCCAGTGATGTTGGCCGTGAGATGACCCGCCTTCGTCAAGATTTGGACCGCCTGACCCAGAAGAACATGGAATTGGCTAAGAAAGTCGAAACCGGCGCTGCTGGTGGAAAAACATCCTCTTCATCAGAGGATGCCAGAGCCGATGTTAATGGTGCATCTGGTGGTGATGGTCAGTTCATGGAGAAAAAGCTCGACTACAAAGATCCAGCATCCTTTTTTCGGGACGCACCGCTTCCTGACTCGAAGGGTGGGGCTCCTGCAACTGGCAAGGGAGACGGTCGTGATGCAACTAAACCAGGCATCCAAATAGTGAGCTACTCGCAGAAAGCGCCAGAAGTTGAAGAGAAGGACAACAAGGATGATGAGTCTATCTACCTACCTTCTGGCTCCATCCTGACAGGGGTGCTCATCAACGGTATGGACGCACCAACATCTCAAGGTGCTCGTCGAGATCCGTTCCCTTCGACCCTCAGGATTCAGAAAGAGGCTATTTTGCCTAACCGCTTCCGTGCGGATGTTCGTGAGTGCTTCCTGATTGTTTCAGGCTATGGAGATCTCAGTTCAGAGCGAGCGTACCTGCGTGGCGAGACCTTCTCGTGCGTTCGGGATGATGGGGGGGTCATAGAAGCGAAGCTGGATTCCTATGCAGTGGGTGAAGACGGTAAGGCCGGTGTCCGTGGTCGCGTCGTATCGAAGCAGGGGCAAATCATCGCCAAGAGCTTGATGGCAGGCTTCCTTGGTGGCGTTTCCGAAGCCTTTGACGTCAATCCTGTGCCGGTCGTCAGCACTAACCCTGGCTCAAATACCCAGTACCAGTCTGTGTTCTCCGACCAGATGTTGCAGGGAGCAGCAGTGAAGGGGGCCAGTAAGGCGCTAGATCGCATCGCTCAGTTCTATATCGACATGGCCGAAGGCATCTTCCCCGTTATCGAGGTCGATGCTGGCCGTCAGGTAGACATCATCGTGACCAAAGGAACCAAGCTACAAATTCGTTCCACCGGGGGAACCAAGAAATGA